In Mustela nigripes isolate SB6536 chromosome 2, MUSNIG.SB6536, whole genome shotgun sequence, a single window of DNA contains:
- the ELOF1 gene encoding transcription elongation factor 1 homolog has translation MGRRKSKRKPPPKKKMTGTLETQFTCPFCNHEKSCDVKMDRARNTGVISCTVCLEEFQTPITYLSEPVDVYSDWIDACEAANQ, from the exons ATGGGGCGCAGAAAGTCAAAACGGAAGCCACCCCCCAAAAAGAAGATGACCGGCACCCTAGAGACCCAGTTCACCTGCCCCTTCTGCAACCACGAGAAGTCTTGTGACGTAAAAAT ggATCGTGCCCGCAACACTGGAGTCATCTCTTGTACCGTGTGCCTAGAGGAATTCCAGACGCCCATCACAT ACTTGTCAGAACCAGTGGACGTGTACAGCGATTGGATAGATGCCTGTGAGGCAGCCAATCAGTAG